A part of Podarcis muralis chromosome 15, rPodMur119.hap1.1, whole genome shotgun sequence genomic DNA contains:
- the NCBP3 gene encoding nuclear cap-binding protein subunit 3 isoform X1, with amino-acid sequence MAAVRGLRISVKAAEPEPMEVEEGELLVVQARPSPPGPDAAPPPPDAAPAGGEEEDDEDEEDDDDGEEEELEVPVRRSLRELLPDTSRRYENKAGSFITGIDVTSKEAIEKKEQRAKRFHFRAEVNLAQRNVALDRDMVKKAIPKVRLDTIYVCGVDEMSTQDIFAYFKEYPPAHIEWLDDTSCNVVWLDEVTATRALINMSCMPEEEKMKPQENSKKVAVVEASKKEKQEESSDDEAEEGEVEDDHPNETEVRAGGWLDTLSQAEEDSLLRNDLRPASKLAKGNKLFMRFATRDDKKELGAARRSQYYMKYGNPNYGGMKGILSNSWKRRYHSRRLHRDVIKKRTLIGDDVGLTPPYKHRHSGLVNVPEEPIEEEEEEEDDDDQDMDEDDRVVVEYRDELQAFKQSRERSASRRSSAASESDSDEMDYDLELKMISTPSPKKSMKMTMYADEVESQLKSIRNSMRADSVAASNIKNRIGSKGTSEKVADVRLLLEEKRQGNPSPRQPLNSVRSDVRQRLGKRPHSPEAHTPPGSPSTSHREPLSDVHSRLGIPKQDGKGLYSDTREKKSANLWTRLGSAAKVQEKVPEKAEKSSASPEEEDSELQRAWGALIKEKEQSRQKKSRLDNLPSLQIEISRESSSGSDTES; translated from the exons ATGGCGGCGGTGCGGGGCCTCCGCATCTCCGTGAAGGCGGCCGAGCCGGAGCCCATGGAGGTGGAGGAGGGCGAGCTGCTGGTGGTGCAGGCCAGGCCGTCCCCGCCGGGCCCAGACGCCGCGCCTCCTCCGCCCGACGCCGCCCCCGccggaggagaagaagaagacgacgaagacgaggaggacgacgacgacggggaagaggaggagctggaggTGCCGGTGCGGCGCTCGCTGAGGGAGCTGCTGCCG gACACCAGCAGAAGATACGAAAACAAAGCCGGGAGCTTCATCACTGGGATTGATGTCACTTCAAAG GAAGCCATCGAGAAGAAGGAGCAAAGAGCAAAGCGTTTTCATTTCCGTGCAGAGGTGAATCTCGCACAAAGAAACGTGGCGTTGGACCGAGACATGGTGAAGAAAG CCATCCCGAAAGTCCGGCTGGACACCATCTACGTTTGTGGTGTTGATGAAATGAGCACCCAGGACATCTTTGCCTATTTCAAGGAGTATCCTCCTGCTCACATCGAGTGGCTGGATGACACTTCAT GCAACGTTGTCTGGCTTGACGAGGTAACAGCCACCCGAGCGCTCATCAACATGAGCTGTATGCCTGAGGAGGAGAAGATGAAACCCCAAGAAAACAGCAAGAAGGTGGCGGTGGTGGAGGCAAGCAAGAAAG AGAAACAGGAAGAGAGCTCTGATGACGAGGCGGAGGAGGGCGAGGTGGAAGACGACCATCCAAATGAGACCGAGGTCCGTGCAGGAGGCTGG CTGGACACTCTCTCCCAGGCGGAGGAAGACTCCTTGTTGCGGAATGACCTGCGTCCAGCCAGTAAACTGGCCAAAGGCAACAAGCTCTTCATGAGGTTTGCTACCAGAG ATGACAAAAAGGAGCTTGGGGCTGCCAGGAGGAGCCAGTATTACATGAAATATGGGAATCCCAATTATGGAGGCATGAAAGGCATATTGAGCAACTCCTG GAAGCGGAGATACCATTCACGCAGGCTCCACCGCGACGTGATTAAGAAAAGGACTCTCATTGGGGATGATGTTGGCCTCACGCCTCCTTACAAACATCGCCACTCAG GTTTAGTAAATGTTCCTGAGGAACCtattgaggaggaagaggaggaggaagatgacgaTGATCAGGACATGGATGAAGACGACCGGGTGGTTGTGGAGTACAGGGATGAGCTGCAGGCATTCAAGCAGTCGCGGGAGCGGAGTGCCTCCCGGCGGTCCAGCGCAGCCAGCGAGTCTGACTCGGATGAAATGGACTATGACCTGGAGCTGAAGATGATCTCCACTCCCTCCCCCAAGAAGAGCATGAAGATGACCATGTATGCCGACGAGGTGGAGTCTCAGTTGAAGAGCATCAG GAACTCGATGAGAGCAGATAGTGTTGCAGCCAGCAACATCAAGAACCGAATTGGAAGCAAAGGGACTTCAGAGAAAGTGGCTGATGTGCGGCTCCTCTTGGAGGAAAAGCGGCAGGGAAACCCCAGCCCGCGCCAGCCACTGAACTCCGTGAGATCAG ATGTTCGGCAGAGGCTTGGCAAGAGGCCACACTCCCCCGAAGCCCACACCCCACCTGGAAGCCCCTCCACGTCCCATCGTGAGCCTCTCTCCGATGTGCACAGTCGACTGGGCATCCCCAAGCAGGACGGGAAAGGCCTCTACTCTGATACCAGAGAGAAGAAGTCAG CAAACTTATGGACCCGTTTAGGATCTGCAGCAAAGGTGCAGGAGAAAGTCCCCGAGAAAGCAGAGAAGTCGTCGGCCTCTCCCGAAGAAGAGGACTCTGAGCTCCAGCGGGCTTGGGGGGCCCTCATCAAAGAGAAGGAGCAGTCTCGCCAGAAGAAGAGCCGCCTTGACAACTTGCCCTCGCTGCAGATCGAAATCAGCCGGGAGAGCAGCTCAGGCTCAGACACAGAATCGTGA
- the NCBP3 gene encoding nuclear cap-binding protein subunit 3 isoform X2 yields MAAVRGLRISVKAAEPEPMEVEEGELLVVQARPSPPGPDAAPPPPDAAPAGGEEEDDEDEEDDDDGEEEELEVPVRRSLRELLPDTSRRYENKAGSFITGIDVTSKEAIEKKEQRAKRFHFRAEVNLAQRNVALDRDMVKKAIPKVRLDTIYVCGVDEMSTQDIFAYFKEYPPAHIEWLDDTSCNVVWLDEVTATRALINMSCMPEEEKMKPQENSKKVAVVEASKKEKQEESSDDEAEEGEVEDDHPNETELDTLSQAEEDSLLRNDLRPASKLAKGNKLFMRFATRDDKKELGAARRSQYYMKYGNPNYGGMKGILSNSWKRRYHSRRLHRDVIKKRTLIGDDVGLTPPYKHRHSGLVNVPEEPIEEEEEEEDDDDQDMDEDDRVVVEYRDELQAFKQSRERSASRRSSAASESDSDEMDYDLELKMISTPSPKKSMKMTMYADEVESQLKSIRNSMRADSVAASNIKNRIGSKGTSEKVADVRLLLEEKRQGNPSPRQPLNSVRSDVRQRLGKRPHSPEAHTPPGSPSTSHREPLSDVHSRLGIPKQDGKGLYSDTREKKSANLWTRLGSAAKVQEKVPEKAEKSSASPEEEDSELQRAWGALIKEKEQSRQKKSRLDNLPSLQIEISRESSSGSDTES; encoded by the exons ATGGCGGCGGTGCGGGGCCTCCGCATCTCCGTGAAGGCGGCCGAGCCGGAGCCCATGGAGGTGGAGGAGGGCGAGCTGCTGGTGGTGCAGGCCAGGCCGTCCCCGCCGGGCCCAGACGCCGCGCCTCCTCCGCCCGACGCCGCCCCCGccggaggagaagaagaagacgacgaagacgaggaggacgacgacgacggggaagaggaggagctggaggTGCCGGTGCGGCGCTCGCTGAGGGAGCTGCTGCCG gACACCAGCAGAAGATACGAAAACAAAGCCGGGAGCTTCATCACTGGGATTGATGTCACTTCAAAG GAAGCCATCGAGAAGAAGGAGCAAAGAGCAAAGCGTTTTCATTTCCGTGCAGAGGTGAATCTCGCACAAAGAAACGTGGCGTTGGACCGAGACATGGTGAAGAAAG CCATCCCGAAAGTCCGGCTGGACACCATCTACGTTTGTGGTGTTGATGAAATGAGCACCCAGGACATCTTTGCCTATTTCAAGGAGTATCCTCCTGCTCACATCGAGTGGCTGGATGACACTTCAT GCAACGTTGTCTGGCTTGACGAGGTAACAGCCACCCGAGCGCTCATCAACATGAGCTGTATGCCTGAGGAGGAGAAGATGAAACCCCAAGAAAACAGCAAGAAGGTGGCGGTGGTGGAGGCAAGCAAGAAAG AGAAACAGGAAGAGAGCTCTGATGACGAGGCGGAGGAGGGCGAGGTGGAAGACGACCATCCAAATGAGACCGAG CTGGACACTCTCTCCCAGGCGGAGGAAGACTCCTTGTTGCGGAATGACCTGCGTCCAGCCAGTAAACTGGCCAAAGGCAACAAGCTCTTCATGAGGTTTGCTACCAGAG ATGACAAAAAGGAGCTTGGGGCTGCCAGGAGGAGCCAGTATTACATGAAATATGGGAATCCCAATTATGGAGGCATGAAAGGCATATTGAGCAACTCCTG GAAGCGGAGATACCATTCACGCAGGCTCCACCGCGACGTGATTAAGAAAAGGACTCTCATTGGGGATGATGTTGGCCTCACGCCTCCTTACAAACATCGCCACTCAG GTTTAGTAAATGTTCCTGAGGAACCtattgaggaggaagaggaggaggaagatgacgaTGATCAGGACATGGATGAAGACGACCGGGTGGTTGTGGAGTACAGGGATGAGCTGCAGGCATTCAAGCAGTCGCGGGAGCGGAGTGCCTCCCGGCGGTCCAGCGCAGCCAGCGAGTCTGACTCGGATGAAATGGACTATGACCTGGAGCTGAAGATGATCTCCACTCCCTCCCCCAAGAAGAGCATGAAGATGACCATGTATGCCGACGAGGTGGAGTCTCAGTTGAAGAGCATCAG GAACTCGATGAGAGCAGATAGTGTTGCAGCCAGCAACATCAAGAACCGAATTGGAAGCAAAGGGACTTCAGAGAAAGTGGCTGATGTGCGGCTCCTCTTGGAGGAAAAGCGGCAGGGAAACCCCAGCCCGCGCCAGCCACTGAACTCCGTGAGATCAG ATGTTCGGCAGAGGCTTGGCAAGAGGCCACACTCCCCCGAAGCCCACACCCCACCTGGAAGCCCCTCCACGTCCCATCGTGAGCCTCTCTCCGATGTGCACAGTCGACTGGGCATCCCCAAGCAGGACGGGAAAGGCCTCTACTCTGATACCAGAGAGAAGAAGTCAG CAAACTTATGGACCCGTTTAGGATCTGCAGCAAAGGTGCAGGAGAAAGTCCCCGAGAAAGCAGAGAAGTCGTCGGCCTCTCCCGAAGAAGAGGACTCTGAGCTCCAGCGGGCTTGGGGGGCCCTCATCAAAGAGAAGGAGCAGTCTCGCCAGAAGAAGAGCCGCCTTGACAACTTGCCCTCGCTGCAGATCGAAATCAGCCGGGAGAGCAGCTCAGGCTCAGACACAGAATCGTGA